From one Streptomyces sp. N50 genomic stretch:
- a CDS encoding GAF domain-containing protein, with the protein MTDPWVALEPGADPAERVRVLRRAHETFAVAGTVPQPVRSVVADSWRRSARAGVGPEGTASVELTDGDLGAYRAEHPLARVMPLIRELVGTFAADGEHLLAVCDTQGRLLWVEGDPATRRKAGRMNFVPGARWAESAVGTNAPGTAVAVDRPVQVFAAEHFIRRVQPWTCAAAPVHDPRTGRVLGAVDITGGNGLAHPHSLGFVQAVARAAESQLALLAPEQTYADGPELTALGRDEAQLCLHGRKMRLSRRHSEILVLLARHPEGLSGDELLCALYEDESVPPVTLRAELARLRRLLGPGLLASRPYRLTSPVESDVAIVERRLEGGAVMGAATAYTGPLLPGSQAPAVVRLRTRLADGLRTALIARRDPDLLADWAHAPWGEDDLDVWRALAAIRPTAPVRSRLAALESELAAPAGWARHAGR; encoded by the coding sequence TTGACCGATCCATGGGTGGCCCTGGAGCCGGGGGCCGACCCTGCCGAGCGGGTGCGGGTGCTGCGCCGGGCGCACGAGACGTTCGCCGTCGCGGGTACGGTGCCGCAGCCGGTGCGGTCGGTGGTGGCCGATTCCTGGCGGCGTTCCGCGCGGGCCGGTGTCGGTCCCGAGGGCACGGCGAGTGTGGAGCTGACGGACGGCGACCTGGGCGCGTATCGCGCGGAGCATCCGCTGGCGCGGGTGATGCCGCTGATCCGGGAGTTGGTGGGCACGTTCGCCGCGGACGGCGAGCATCTGCTGGCCGTGTGCGACACGCAGGGCAGGCTGTTGTGGGTCGAGGGGGATCCGGCGACGCGGCGGAAGGCCGGCCGGATGAACTTCGTGCCGGGTGCGCGCTGGGCGGAGAGCGCGGTCGGGACGAACGCGCCGGGCACGGCGGTCGCCGTGGACCGGCCGGTGCAGGTGTTCGCGGCCGAGCACTTCATCCGACGGGTGCAGCCGTGGACGTGCGCGGCTGCTCCGGTGCACGATCCGCGCACAGGGCGGGTGCTCGGTGCCGTGGACATCACCGGGGGCAACGGGCTGGCACATCCGCACAGCCTGGGCTTCGTGCAGGCGGTGGCGCGGGCCGCCGAGTCCCAACTGGCGCTGCTCGCACCGGAACAGACGTATGCCGACGGGCCCGAACTGACGGCGCTGGGCCGGGACGAGGCCCAACTGTGCCTCCACGGGCGCAAGATGAGGCTGAGCCGCCGGCACAGCGAGATCCTGGTGCTGCTGGCCCGGCATCCCGAGGGGCTGTCCGGCGACGAGTTGCTGTGCGCCCTGTACGAGGACGAGTCGGTTCCGCCGGTGACGTTGCGGGCCGAACTCGCACGGCTGCGGCGGCTGTTGGGCCCGGGCCTGCTCGCCTCGCGTCCGTACCGGCTCACGTCACCGGTCGAGTCCGATGTGGCGATCGTCGAGCGGCGGCTGGAAGGAGGCGCGGTCATGGGAGCGGCGACGGCGTACACGGGTCCGCTGTTGCCCGGTTCGCAGGCACCGGCGGTGGTGCGGCTCAGGACCCGCCTCGCGGACGGCCTTCGTACGGCGCTGATCGCCCGCCGCGACCCCGACCTGCTGGCGGACTGGGCGCACGCTCCGTGGGGCGAGGACGACCTCGACGTGTGGCGGGCGCTCGCGGCGATACGGCCGACGGCACCGGTGCGTTCGCGACTCGCCGCGCTGGAGTCCGAGCTGGCGGCACCGGCCGGGTGGGCACGGCACGCGGGTCGCTGA
- a CDS encoding aldehyde dehydrogenase family protein, translating to MTRYTAPGTEGAIVSYQARYDHFIGGEYVPPARGQYFENPSPVNGQPFTEIARGTAEDVERALDAAHAAAPGWGRTSVTERSDILLKIADRMEANLEPLAVAESWENGKPVRETLAADIPLAIDHFRYFAGAIRAQEGSLGEVDDDTVAYHFHEPLGVVAQIIPWNFPILMATWKLAPALAAGNAVVIKPAEQTPASIHYWMSLIADLLPPGVVNIVNGFGVEAGKPLASSPRVAKVAFTGETTTGRLIMQYASENIKPVTLELGGKSPNIFFDDVSSARDDFLDKALEGFTMFALNQGEVCTCPSRALVQRGHYADFLQAAVARTELIKPGHPLDTDTMIGAQASNDQLEKILSYLDIGRQEGAKILTGGERLDYDGELKGGYYVQPTIFEGDNRMRIFQEEIFGPVVSVTSFDDFDDAIKLANDTLYGLGAGVWTRDINTAYRAGRAIQAGRVWTNCYHAYPAHAAFGGYKQSGIGRENHKMMLDHYQQTKNLLVSYSPKKLGFF from the coding sequence ATGACCCGTTACACGGCACCCGGCACCGAGGGCGCGATCGTCTCCTACCAGGCGCGCTACGACCACTTCATCGGCGGCGAGTACGTGCCGCCGGCCCGCGGGCAGTACTTCGAGAACCCGTCACCGGTGAACGGGCAGCCGTTCACGGAGATCGCGCGCGGCACCGCGGAGGACGTGGAGCGGGCGCTGGACGCGGCGCACGCGGCGGCGCCGGGCTGGGGCCGGACGTCGGTGACCGAGCGTTCCGACATCCTGCTCAAGATCGCCGACCGGATGGAGGCGAACCTGGAGCCGCTCGCGGTCGCGGAGAGCTGGGAGAACGGCAAGCCGGTCCGCGAGACGCTCGCCGCCGACATCCCGCTCGCCATCGACCACTTCCGCTACTTCGCGGGGGCGATCCGGGCGCAGGAGGGTTCACTGGGCGAGGTCGACGACGACACCGTGGCGTACCACTTCCACGAGCCGCTCGGGGTCGTTGCGCAGATCATCCCGTGGAACTTCCCCATCCTCATGGCGACTTGGAAGCTGGCGCCGGCGCTCGCGGCGGGCAACGCGGTCGTCATCAAGCCGGCCGAGCAGACCCCGGCGTCCATCCACTACTGGATGAGCCTGATCGCGGACCTGCTGCCGCCGGGCGTGGTGAACATCGTCAACGGCTTCGGCGTCGAGGCGGGCAAGCCGCTGGCATCCAGCCCGCGCGTCGCGAAGGTCGCCTTCACCGGCGAGACCACGACGGGGCGGCTGATCATGCAGTACGCCTCCGAGAACATCAAACCGGTCACGCTGGAACTGGGCGGCAAGTCGCCGAACATCTTCTTCGACGACGTGTCGTCCGCGCGCGACGACTTCCTCGACAAGGCGCTCGAAGGCTTCACGATGTTCGCGCTCAACCAGGGCGAGGTGTGCACGTGCCCGTCCCGGGCGCTCGTCCAGCGCGGCCACTACGCCGACTTCCTCCAAGCCGCCGTAGCCCGCACCGAGTTGATCAAGCCGGGCCACCCGCTGGACACGGACACGATGATCGGCGCGCAGGCATCCAACGACCAGTTGGAGAAGATCCTCTCCTACCTGGACATCGGCCGGCAGGAGGGCGCGAAGATCCTCACGGGCGGTGAACGCCTCGACTACGACGGCGAGTTGAAGGGCGGTTACTACGTCCAGCCGACGATCTTCGAGGGCGACAACCGGATGCGGATCTTCCAGGAGGAGATCTTCGGTCCGGTGGTCTCGGTGACGTCGTTCGACGACTTCGACGACGCGATCAAGCTCGCCAACGACACGCTCTACGGTCTCGGGGCCGGAGTGTGGACCCGGGACATCAACACGGCGTACCGCGCGGGCCGGGCGATCCAGGCGGGCCGGGTGTGGACGAACTGCTACCACGCGTACCCCGCGCACGCGGCGTTCGGCGGCTACAAGCAGTCCGGCATCGGTCGCGAGAACCACAAGATGATGCTGGACCACTACCAGCAGACGAAGAACCTTCTTGTTTCATACAGTCCGAAGAAACTTGGGTTCTTCTAG